Proteins encoded together in one bacterium window:
- a CDS encoding branched-chain amino acid ABC transporter permease, with product MTNARLTLGGAALAAAAVAAALLPVLTHSRAVLSWTFLVLLYIALAQSWNVLGGFSGQVNLGHAALFGLGALTTRFLWTAGTPIAAALGAGTGVAAATGVLIGAPALRLRGPYFAIGTLAVAEILRITAGNVLPEIAALPPRALAAYTLAPRYYLALGLAAVTTGAAAWIARSRFGRGLVAVREDEAVAESVGVNAYGHTLAAFVISSALAGAAGGVFAYYHVGFYPSFAFSPLWTFDPLLIVYLGGVGTVAGPIAGALVFLALREALALRLGELHLLIFGLLFIAIVIALPGGIVQAARGLLDRPRAIHTTEVTSTP from the coding sequence ATGACGAACGCCCGCCTGACCCTCGGCGGCGCGGCGCTCGCCGCCGCCGCGGTCGCGGCGGCGCTTCTTCCGGTCCTCACGCACAGCCGCGCCGTCCTCTCCTGGACGTTCCTCGTGCTGCTGTACATCGCGCTGGCGCAGTCCTGGAACGTACTCGGCGGGTTCAGCGGCCAGGTCAACCTCGGCCACGCGGCGCTCTTCGGCCTGGGTGCGCTGACGACGCGGTTTCTGTGGACGGCCGGCACGCCGATCGCCGCGGCGCTGGGGGCCGGCACCGGCGTCGCGGCGGCGACGGGAGTCCTCATCGGCGCGCCGGCGCTGCGGCTTCGCGGGCCGTACTTCGCGATCGGCACGCTCGCCGTCGCGGAGATTCTGCGGATCACGGCGGGCAATGTGCTGCCCGAGATCGCCGCGCTGCCGCCGCGCGCGCTCGCCGCGTACACGCTCGCGCCGCGCTACTATCTGGCCCTCGGCCTCGCGGCCGTCACCACCGGCGCCGCCGCGTGGATCGCGCGCTCGCGATTCGGCCGGGGCCTTGTGGCCGTGCGCGAAGACGAAGCGGTCGCCGAGAGCGTCGGCGTGAACGCGTACGGACACACGCTGGCGGCGTTCGTGATCTCGAGCGCGCTCGCGGGCGCCGCCGGGGGCGTCTTCGCCTACTACCACGTCGGCTTCTATCCGAGCTTCGCCTTCAGCCCGCTCTGGACGTTCGATCCGCTGCTGATCGTCTATCTCGGCGGCGTCGGCACGGTGGCCGGCCCGATCGCCGGCGCGCTCGTCTTCCTGGCGCTGCGGGAGGCGCTGGCCCTGCGGCTCGGCGAACTCCATCTTCTCATCTTCGGCCTGCTGTTCATCGCGATCGTGATCGCGCTGCCGGGCGGCATCGTCCAGGCGGCGCGCGGGCTGCTCGACCGGCCGCGCGCGATTCACACGACGGAGGTGACCTCGACGCCATGA
- a CDS encoding FAD-binding oxidoreductase, whose protein sequence is MAQRVAVVGGGAVGSSVAYFLASHPRFRGSVVVIERDPSYRYASSALSASAIRQQFSTPVNIEISRFGIDFLRHIGAHLSVGGDRADVGLAEPGYLFLATAAGVPVLEQNHRVQREHGVDVTLLTPGQLARHFPWMNVGSIAAASLGLSGEGWFDGYALLQAFRRKALSLGVTYTAQAAAGFVRAGRRVTAVTLADGSTVPCDAAVNAAGPWAAKVAAMLEIDLPVRARRRCVFLFACRTGLPGCPLVIDPSGIWFRADGPNFLTGAPPRSGEPDPDDAPLDEVDERLFPDRIWPVLAGRVPAFEAVKVLKSWAGYYEYNTVDHNGIVGPHPAYENVVFANGFSGHGLQQSPAVGRGVAELIVDGGYRTLDLTPLAFDRLLQGRRLVELNVI, encoded by the coding sequence ATGGCCCAGCGCGTCGCGGTCGTCGGTGGGGGAGCCGTCGGCAGCTCGGTCGCCTACTTTCTCGCGAGCCATCCGCGGTTTCGGGGCAGCGTCGTGGTGATCGAACGCGATCCGAGCTACCGCTACGCGTCGTCCGCGCTCTCGGCGAGCGCGATCCGCCAGCAGTTTTCCACGCCGGTCAACATCGAAATCTCCCGCTTCGGCATCGACTTTCTGCGGCATATCGGCGCGCATCTTTCGGTCGGCGGCGATCGCGCCGACGTCGGGCTGGCGGAGCCCGGTTACCTCTTTCTCGCGACCGCGGCAGGCGTGCCGGTGCTCGAGCAGAACCACCGGGTCCAGCGCGAGCACGGCGTCGACGTGACCCTGCTCACCCCGGGGCAGCTGGCTCGGCATTTTCCGTGGATGAACGTCGGGAGCATCGCCGCCGCCTCACTCGGCCTCTCGGGCGAAGGCTGGTTCGACGGGTACGCGCTGCTGCAGGCGTTTCGCCGCAAGGCGTTGTCGCTCGGGGTCACCTACACGGCGCAGGCCGCGGCCGGGTTTGTCCGGGCCGGACGGCGCGTGACGGCGGTGACGCTGGCCGACGGGTCGACGGTGCCGTGCGACGCCGCGGTCAACGCGGCGGGACCGTGGGCCGCCAAGGTCGCGGCGATGCTCGAGATCGATCTGCCGGTGCGCGCGCGCCGCCGCTGCGTGTTTCTGTTTGCCTGCCGCACCGGGCTGCCCGGCTGCCCGCTCGTGATCGACCCGTCGGGCATTTGGTTCCGCGCGGACGGGCCGAACTTTCTGACGGGCGCGCCGCCGCGGAGCGGCGAGCCCGATCCCGACGACGCGCCCCTCGACGAAGTGGACGAACGGTTATTCCCCGACCGCATCTGGCCCGTGCTCGCCGGACGGGTCCCGGCGTTCGAGGCGGTCAAGGTCTTGAAGAGCTGGGCCGGATACTACGAGTACAACACCGTGGACCACAACGGGATCGTCGGACCGCATCCGGCGTACGAAAACGTCGTCTTTGCCAACGGCTTCAGCGGGCACGGGCTGCAGCAGTCCCCCGCGGTCGGCCGCGGCGTCGCGGAGTTGATCGTCGACGGCGGCTACCGCACCCTCGACTTGACCCCGCTTGCGTTCGACCGGCTGCTCCAGGGCCGGCGCCTCGTCGAGCTCAACGTCATCTAG
- a CDS encoding peptidylprolyl isomerase, translating to MIIRASYDLLPLQIFLGTLAVLAFVAGADAAAQRHPVAVIHTTLGDLRCELFPDKAPKAAGNFIGLATGKKDWVDPRTGKAQHNKPYYNGIVFHRVIPGFVIQGGDPTGTGTGGPGYRFEDELHADLVFDRPGRLAMANAGPNTNGSQFFITEAPLPGLNPCLDEAGCVRGGRLVPKGTGYTIFGQCDDKSVELVKRIARMPRDANDRPEQPVAITRVEIIDAP from the coding sequence ATGATCATACGCGCATCGTACGACCTGCTTCCGCTTCAGATTTTCCTCGGCACCTTGGCCGTCCTCGCGTTCGTCGCGGGGGCGGATGCCGCCGCGCAGCGCCATCCGGTCGCCGTCATCCACACGACCCTCGGCGACCTTCGCTGCGAGCTGTTTCCGGACAAGGCGCCGAAGGCGGCGGGCAACTTCATCGGCCTCGCCACCGGCAAGAAGGACTGGGTGGATCCGCGAACCGGCAAGGCCCAGCACAACAAGCCGTATTACAACGGCATCGTTTTTCACCGCGTTATTCCCGGGTTCGTGATTCAGGGTGGCGATCCGACCGGAACCGGAACCGGCGGCCCGGGTTACCGCTTCGAGGACGAGCTGCACGCCGATCTGGTCTTCGATCGCCCGGGACGGCTGGCCATGGCCAACGCCGGTCCCAACACCAACGGATCGCAGTTCTTCATCACGGAGGCGCCGCTGCCCGGTCTCAACCCGTGCCTCGACGAGGCCGGCTGCGTGCGGGGCGGCCGCCTCGTGCCGAAGGGCACCGGCTATACGATCTTCGGCCAGTGTGACGACAAGTCGGTCGAGTTGGTCAAGCGCATCGCGCGGATGCCGCGCGACGCCAACGACCGCCCGGAGCAGCCGGTGGCGATCACGCGCGTCGAGATCATCGACGCGCCGTAG